The Carassius auratus strain Wakin chromosome 5, ASM336829v1, whole genome shotgun sequence genome includes a window with the following:
- the LOC113073710 gene encoding NAD-dependent malic enzyme, mitochondrial-like, whose protein sequence is MVCVGISAAMLSRLGMSVRPCVSVCRWVHTKEKGKPLMLNPHTNKGMAFTLKERQILGIHGLLPPKIETQDTQAMRFQKNLKKMSDPLQKYIYLMGIQERNERLFYRVLMEDIEALMPIVYTPTVGLACTQYGHIFRRPKGLFISIKDQGHIRSILDNWPETTVKAVVVTDGERILGLGDLGVYGMGIPVGKLCLYTACAGIRPESCLPVCIDVGTDNEKLLRDPFYMGLYQRRDRSQRYDDLIDEFMEAVVDKYGQDTLIQFEDFGNHNAFRFLKKYREKYCTFNDDIQGTASVALAGLLTAQRVLGKPISEHKVLFLGAGEAALGIANLIVMAMMESGVSQAEARKKIWMFDKYGLLVKGRAYETDTNQEGFLHPDPGEVKSFLDAVNVIKPTAIIGVSGAGRLFTHDVIRAMGSLNERPIIFALSNPTAKAECTAEDAYSLTQGRCLFASGSPFAPVSLEDGRILTPGQGNNAYIFPGVALAVILSGVRHISDTVFLEAAKTLADQLTDEELSQGRLYPPLSNIREVSLQMAIKVMEYVYLKGMAFRYPEPVDKEGYIRSVLWNTNYDSFVPEMYDWPGVSHSPVVD, encoded by the exons ATG gtGTGTGTCGGTATCAGTGCAGCCATGTTGTCCAGATTAGGCATGAGTGTGAGGCCATGTGTGAGCGTGTGCCGATGGGTTCACACTAAAGAAAAGGGGAAACCGCTCATGCTCAACCCACATACCAACAAG GGAATGGCCTTCACTCTGAAAGAACGGCAGATTTTGGGCATTCATGGTCTGTTGCCACCAAAGATCGAGACTCAGGACACGCAGGCCATGCGCTTCCAGAAGAACCTGAAGAAGATGTCCGACCCACTGCAGAa GTACATCTATCTAATGGGGATCCAAGAAAGAAACGAGCGTCTCTTCTACCGTGTGCTTATGGAAGACATCGAGGCTCTCATGCCCATCGTCTACACACCTACTGTGGGTCTCGCATGTACTCAGTATGGACATATCTTCAGGCGACCCAA AGGTCTGTTTATCTCCATTAAGGACCAAGGACATATTCGTTCCATACTGGATAATTGGCCAGAAACCACTGTCAAG gcTGTAGTGGTGACAGACGGTGAGCGTATCCTGGGTCTGGGTGATCTGGGAGTGTATGGGATGGGTATTCCTGTAGGGAAGCTGTGTCTTTATACGGCCTGTGCTGGGATTCGGCCTGAGAGTTGCCTGCCGGTCTGCATTGATGTAGGCACGGATAACGAG AAGTTACTGAGGGACCCGTTCTACATGGGTCTGTATCAGCGGCGTGACCGTTCGCAGCGCTACGACGATCTCATAGACGAGTTCATGGAAGCTGTGGTGGATAAGTACGGACAGGACACCCTCATCCAATTTGAGGACTTTGGGAATCACAATGCCTTTCGATTTCTGAAGAAATATCGTGAGAAGTACTGTACCTTCAATGATGACATCCAGG GCACTGCATCAGTAGCTCTGGCAGGTTTGTTGACCGCTCAACGTGTTTTGGGGAAGCCAATATCTGAACATAAAGTTCTGTTTCTGGGGGCTGGAGAG gcTGCTCTGGGAATCGCTAACCTGATCGTCATGGCCATGATGGAGTCGGGAGTGTCTCAGGCAGAAGCCAGAAAGAAAATCTGGATGTTTGACAAATATGGTCTGTTAGTAAAG GGCAGAGCTTATGAGACCGATACTAATCAGGAGGGTTTTCTTCACCCTGATCCCGGGGAAGTGAAAAGCTTCTTAGATGCTGTCAATGTTATTAAGCCCACGGCGATCATCG GTGTGTCAGGTGCCGGCCGGCTCTTCACTCATGATGTCATCAGAGCAATGGGCAGCTTGAACGAGCGTCCGATTATCTTCGCCCTCAGCAACCCGACTGCCAAGGCAGAGTGTACAGCTGAAGATGCCTACAGCCTCACACAG GGAAGGTGTTTGTTTGCCAGTGGCAGTCCGTTTGCCCCGGTGTCACTAGAAGATGGCAGGATACTGACCCCTGGACAGGGCAACAATGCTTATATATTCCCAG GTGTAGCTCTGGCTGTTATACTCAGTGGAGTGCGACACATCAGTGATACGGTCTTCCTTGAGGCCGCAAAG ACGCTGGCGGATCAGCTGACAGATGAAGAGCTGAGTCAGGGCCGACTGTATCCACCCCTGTCCAATATCAGAGAGGTGTCACTGCAGATGGCCATCAag GTGATGGAGTATGTGTATTTAAAGGGAATGGCGTTTCGATACCCAGAGCCTGTGGATAAGGAAGGGTACATCAGATCTGTTTTGTGGAACACCAACTACGATTCGTTTGTGCCCGAGATGTACGACTGGCCCGGGGTTTCTCACAGCCCTGTAGTAGACTAG
- the LOC113073732 gene encoding zinc phosphodiesterase ELAC protein 1, translating into MSMEITFLGTGSAYPSPSRGASALVLRTEGESWLFDCGEGTQTQLMKSSLKASKITKVFISHLHGDHLFGLPGLLCTISLNSNPQPDQPPPCVDIYGPCGLRHFLRVALELSSSQLLFPYAVHELEPSDEQCPAEGRLSPALTASSDTLHPQERPGRTVRLDPHTDCYHLFQEKQFVVKAFKLYHRVPSFGFSVEERERPGRLNTDLLKELGLKPGPLYGCLKNGESVTLDSGRVLTASEVLEPPLKGRKVCVFGDCSAPLGDGFKRACQGADVLVHEATLEDGQQEKAVEHGHSTPSMAAATALTCGAQTLVLHHFSQRYKPQTLLRDSEDDDITELKRQAELVLQGSNTEVILAEDFLTLPVMLKKNLSQ; encoded by the exons ATGTCCATGGAAATCACATTCCTCGGGACCGGCTCGGCGTATCCGTCTCCCAGCCGCGGCGCGTCTGCGCTGGTTTTGAGGACTGAAGGGGAAAGTTGGCTGTTTGACTGTGGAGAGGGAACACAGACTCAGCTGATGAAGAGTTCACTTAAAGCGA GCAAAATCACCAAAGTGTTCATATCTCACCTCCATGGTGATCATCTCTTTGGTCTCCCTGGTTTGCTGTGCACCATCAGTCTGAACTCTAACCCCCAGCCGGATCAGCCTCCCCCCTGCGTGGACATCTACGGCCCGTGTGGGTTAAGACACTTCCTGCGTGTGGCGTTAGAGCTGTCCAGCTCCCAGCTGCTCTTCCCGTATGCCGTGCACGAGCTGGAGCCGTCGGATGAGCAGTGTCCCGCGGAGGGCCGTCTCAGTCCTGCGCTGACCGCCAGCAGCGATACCCTTCACCCACAGGAGCGCCCCGGCAGAACCGTACGGCTGGACCCACACACAGACTGTTACCACCTCTTCCAGGAAAAACAGTTTGTGGTTAAAGCGTTCAAGCTCTACCACAGAGTCCCATCGTTCGGCTTCTCGGTGGAGGAGCGAGAGCGTCCAGGACGGTTAAACACTGACCTGCTGAAAGAACTAG GTTTGAAGCCGGGGCCTCTATACGGGTGTCTGAAGAACGGAGAGTCTGTGACTCTAGACAGTGGACGTGTATTGACCGCCAGCGAGGTGCTGGAGCCGCCGCTGAAGGGCCGTAAGGTGTGTGTGTTCGGGGACTGCAGCGCTCCGCTGGGGGACGGGTTTAAAAGGGCTTGTCAGGGGGCGGATGTGCTGGTGCACGAGGCCACGCTGGAGGACGGGCAGCAGGAGAAGGCTGTGGAACATGGGCACAGCACTCCCAGCATGGCTGCTGCGACGGCGCTCACATGTGGGGCGCAAACACTGGTTCTGCACCACTTCAGTCAACGCTACAAACCCCAAACACTGCTGCGAGACAGCGAAGATGACGATATAACTGAGCTCAAGAGACAGGCTGAGCTCGTGCTGCAGGGGTCAAACACGGAGGTCATCCTCGCTGAAGACTTTCTCACGCTGCCTGTTATGCTCAAGAAGAATTTGTCACAGTAG